A genome region from Clostridium pasteurianum includes the following:
- a CDS encoding ArsA family ATPase — MSRIIIFTGKGGVGKTSTAAAHAAKAAREGMKTLIVSTDMAHNLSDIFMKNLEKEPKEVEKNLWALEIDPNHEMEFYYGTISEAFKKMLTFESSEDKESFDDIVVFPGMEELFSLLKIKKIYDEENYDLIIVDCAPTGETLSLLKMPEMLSWYMEKMFPIGKIAMKVLRPISKAVFKLELPSNAALNDIEKLYVKLGELEGLLKNREVCSIRLVTIPEKMVVDETKRNYMYLNLYNFNVDGLYVNRILPEKIDNSFFDKWKEVQKKYVEILKETFSNIPIYKIKWYPTDINGLEGLYKIAEDSLNDKNIFKVLKSEENEVFRKIDDGYRLDIKVPFAEKNEVDLSEGNDELIIKIGNFKRNVPMPEVLRKYSVNRAKLDGGILSVYFENEESDLNE, encoded by the coding sequence ATGTCCAGAATTATAATTTTCACAGGTAAAGGTGGAGTTGGAAAGACCAGTACGGCAGCAGCACATGCAGCTAAAGCGGCAAGAGAAGGCATGAAAACTTTAATAGTCAGCACAGATATGGCTCATAACTTAAGTGATATATTTATGAAAAATCTAGAGAAGGAACCTAAAGAAGTAGAAAAAAATCTATGGGCGCTTGAAATAGATCCAAATCATGAAATGGAATTTTACTATGGTACTATTTCCGAGGCATTTAAGAAAATGTTAACCTTTGAAAGCAGTGAAGATAAAGAAAGTTTTGATGATATAGTAGTATTTCCAGGTATGGAGGAACTGTTTTCTCTTTTGAAAATTAAAAAAATTTATGATGAAGAGAATTATGACCTTATAATTGTGGATTGCGCGCCAACGGGAGAAACACTTTCACTTTTAAAAATGCCAGAAATGTTGTCCTGGTACATGGAAAAGATGTTCCCAATAGGCAAGATAGCCATGAAAGTTTTAAGACCTATTTCTAAAGCTGTGTTTAAACTTGAACTTCCAAGTAATGCGGCGTTAAATGATATAGAAAAATTGTACGTTAAGCTTGGAGAACTTGAAGGATTGTTAAAGAATAGAGAAGTGTGCAGTATCAGGCTTGTAACTATTCCTGAAAAAATGGTTGTAGATGAAACAAAGAGAAATTATATGTACTTGAATCTTTATAATTTTAATGTGGATGGACTATATGTAAATAGGATTTTACCAGAGAAAATTGACAACAGTTTTTTTGATAAATGGAAAGAGGTTCAGAAAAAATATGTGGAAATCCTTAAAGAAACTTTTTCAAATATACCTATTTATAAAATCAAATGGTATCCTACCGATATAAATGGGCTTGAAGGGCTTTATAAAATAGCAGAGGATTCTTTGAATGATAAAAATATATTTAAAGTTTTAAAGTCGGAAGAAAATGAAGTATTTAGAAAAATAGATGATGGTTATAGACTTGATATAAAAGTACCATTTGCAGAAAAAAATGAAGTTGACCTAAGTGAGGGCAATGATGAACTCATAATTAAGATAGGAAATTTTAAAAGGAATGTTCCAATGCCAGAGGTTTTAAGAAAATACTCTGTGAATAGGGCTAAGCTTGATGGTGGAATTTTATCTGTATATTTTGAGAATGAGGAGAGTGATTTAAATGAATAA
- a CDS encoding ArsA family ATPase, translating to MRIILYTGKGGVGKTSISAATALKMAREGKKVLIMSTDQAHSLGDSFEKKLSNKPLEIEKNLYAVEIDTVLENEAKWGKLKGYLKKIMFSKNDDTIENEELLVFPGFDELLSLIKMKEINDEGNFDILIVDCAPTGETMSLLKFPELFKWWMEKIFPMKRKAAKIAKPVVESTIKIPVPDDETFDEIDLLYSKIDELHKFMLDKTQVSIRIVTTPEKIVVKEAKKSFSYFHLFGFNVDAIIVNKIFSKEGASGYFQKWFALQNDSIQDICQSFNPIPVFKVELMNDEVRGCEKLFYLGNHIYNEVNPCDILFEGKIFEIEKASDDSWNFSISVPFIDKKDMDLYQRSDELSISIKNEKRNFVLPQKLHSKEISGASYKDGKLVINFK from the coding sequence ATGAGAATTATATTATATACGGGTAAAGGCGGAGTTGGAAAGACAAGTATATCTGCTGCAACGGCTTTAAAAATGGCAAGAGAGGGTAAAAAAGTTCTTATAATGAGTACAGATCAGGCACACAGCCTTGGAGATTCTTTTGAGAAAAAGCTTTCCAATAAACCTCTTGAAATAGAAAAAAATCTGTATGCCGTTGAAATAGATACCGTTTTGGAAAATGAAGCTAAGTGGGGTAAGCTTAAAGGTTATTTGAAGAAGATTATGTTTTCAAAAAATGACGATACTATAGAAAATGAGGAGCTACTTGTATTTCCTGGCTTTGATGAATTGCTTTCATTAATTAAAATGAAGGAAATTAATGACGAAGGAAATTTTGATATTTTAATTGTGGATTGCGCTCCAACAGGTGAAACTATGTCACTTTTGAAATTCCCTGAGCTTTTTAAATGGTGGATGGAAAAAATATTTCCTATGAAAAGAAAAGCAGCTAAGATTGCAAAACCTGTAGTTGAAAGTACCATAAAAATTCCTGTCCCAGATGATGAAACCTTTGATGAAATAGATCTTCTATATTCTAAAATCGATGAACTTCATAAATTTATGCTAGACAAAACACAGGTGAGTATAAGAATAGTAACAACTCCAGAAAAAATAGTTGTAAAGGAAGCTAAAAAAAGTTTTTCCTATTTTCATTTGTTTGGTTTTAATGTAGATGCTATTATAGTAAATAAGATATTTTCAAAGGAAGGTGCTTCTGGATATTTTCAAAAATGGTTTGCACTCCAAAATGATAGTATACAAGATATATGCCAGAGTTTTAATCCGATTCCAGTTTTTAAGGTTGAACTTATGAATGATGAAGTAAGGGGATGTGAAAAACTTTTTTACCTTGGAAATCATATTTATAATGAAGTAAATCCATGTGATATATTATTTGAAGGAAAGATATTTGAAATAGAAAAAGCTTCTGATGATAGCTGGAATTTCTCTATAAGTGTGCCTTTCATTGATAAAAAGGATATGGATTTGTATCAGCGCAGCGATGAACTCAGCATATCCATAAAGAATGAAAAGCGAAATTTTGTACTTCCTCAAAAACTTCACTCCAAAGAAATCTCTGGTGCAAGTTATAAGGACGGAAAATTAGTTATTAACTTTAAATGA
- a CDS encoding thioredoxin family protein — translation MGKVYLKEEIEGLINDNEILLLYFSSKSCGVCKVIKPELDKVLKLYPNIKTVQIDVEGNIKLAASYSVFTLPAVIVFVNGKETIREARYINVEEIKNRLDRYYKIIYENDLKALMDYRAQIKATERNGRIEGDFQARLSIARNFLDVLDDETIAMKVGLSIDEIKKLRNK, via the coding sequence TTGGGTAAAGTATATTTAAAAGAAGAAATAGAAGGCTTAATAAATGACAATGAAATTTTACTTTTATACTTTTCAAGTAAAAGCTGCGGCGTGTGCAAGGTTATAAAGCCAGAACTAGATAAAGTGCTTAAACTATATCCGAATATTAAAACAGTTCAAATCGATGTAGAGGGAAATATAAAGTTAGCTGCATCATATAGTGTGTTTACACTTCCAGCTGTTATCGTATTTGTGAATGGTAAAGAAACTATAAGGGAAGCAAGATATATAAATGTTGAAGAAATAAAAAATAGGCTTGATAGATATTATAAAATTATATATGAAAATGATTTAAAGGCACTTATGGATTACAGGGCACAAATAAAAGCAACTGAGAGAAATGGAAGAATAGAAGGGGATTTTCAAGCAAGGCTAAGTATAGCAAGAAATTTTTTGGATGTCTTAGATGATGAAACCATAGCAATGAAAGTAGGACTTTCTATTGATGAAATAAAGAAATTGAGAAATAAGTGA
- a CDS encoding DUF1284 domain-containing protein — MCKAKLRLRAHHFLCMQGFQGYGYSDDFVKNMTEVVEYLKKNEGSNIVLVDECDDICRACPRNANGKCKDSDKVHTIDKKVLEKLNLQAGKEICTGELIDMVNKRLKNKKEAQDVCGECSWHKKCLWFLGA, encoded by the coding sequence ATGTGCAAAGCAAAATTAAGATTAAGAGCACATCATTTTTTGTGTATGCAGGGATTTCAGGGATATGGATATAGTGATGATTTTGTAAAAAACATGACGGAGGTAGTAGAATACTTAAAGAAAAATGAAGGCTCTAATATAGTATTGGTTGATGAATGTGATGATATTTGTAGAGCATGTCCTAGAAATGCAAATGGGAAATGTAAAGATTCTGATAAAGTACATACTATAGATAAAAAGGTTTTAGAGAAATTAAACTTACAAGCAGGGAAAGAAATTTGTACAGGTGAGTTAATTGATATGGTGAATAAAAGACTAAAAAATAAAAAAGAGGCACAGGATGTTTGCGGGGAATGTTCGTGGCATAAGAAATGTTTATGGTTTTTAGGAGCATAG